A genomic region of Nymphaea colorata isolate Beijing-Zhang1983 chromosome 2, ASM883128v2, whole genome shotgun sequence contains the following coding sequences:
- the LOC116248639 gene encoding uncharacterized protein LOC116248639: MRMEEGNDLSHSLLHVHFRDPSTLRLPGLPHDRRSWWNDFKQLCWRIFLCTMAVLLIFVIPVLRLIFVKSSDPSQELVFQPLVILLRFLISSISFICLCHIVWKHGTKGILFLTEETQEMEEKHKSIMKTCRIQLIKLFLPLLCAYVAHKLWLYLTVSLKPLPFGFKNKALDTIIIAVALCLSWCFGTGTYLYACTLFGEACVLQETKMKLYSDLLRRGLDIGYYFNAYKTVLKCLKATSRRFRFFLAMTGGISVCGFLASLYEIVDDVRTGTGILLSGDLMIVNIVNITGWIFCLRSASRIAHLHRRILKSASSMNANATLEAMRNLQPLLINEAAEKDIQNGIRLFSQFQVDWAGRSALVDFLSNNTAGISIYGFVLDRFFVHTSIGALATTTWFVLGRSLT; the protein is encoded by the exons ATGCGAATGGAAGAAGGGAACGATCTCTCCCATTCTCTGCTCCATGTTCACTTCCG AGATCCTTCCACTTTGCGGCTGCCAGGACTTCCACATGACAGAAGATCATGGTGGAACGATTTTAAGCAGTTATGCTGGAGGATCTTCCTATGCACTATGGCAGTGTTACTGATATTCGTGATACCTGTGCTCAGGCTGATCTTTGTAAAATCTAGCGATCCTAGCCAAGAG CTTGTTTTCCAACCCCTGGTAATTTTGCTTCGATTTTTGATTTCGTCTATATCGTTCATATGCTTGTGCCATATTGTTTGGAAACATGGTACAAAAGGTATCCTTTTCCTCACTGAAGAGACTCAGGAAATGGAAGAAAAGCACAAATCGATCATGAag ACCTGCCGCATTCAACTTATCAAACTCTTTCTTCCCTTATTATGTGCTTATGTGGCACACAAACTGTGGCTTTATCTTACTGTTAGTTTGAAACCCCTGCCATTTGGGTTCAAGAACAAGGCACTTGACACCATCATTATTGCTGTTGCTCTATGTTTGTCATGGTGTTTCGGAACAGGGACATACTTATATGCCTGTACACTCTTTGGGGAAGCATGTGTCTTACAG GAGACAAAGATGAAACTGTATAGCGATCTACTTCGAAGAGGACTTGATATTGGGTACTACTTCAATGCTTACAAGACGGTTCTGAAATGCTTGAAGGCTACAAGTCGCCGTTTCAGGTTCTTTTTAGCTATGACTGGCGGTATTTCAGTATGTGGTTTCTTGGCTTCATTATATGAGATAGTAGATGATGTCAGAACTGGAACCGGAATTTTGCTTTCTGGTGATTTGATG ATTGTAAATATCGTAAACATAACTGGATGGATTTTCTGCCTGAGATCAGCTTCTAGAATAGCTCATTTGCATCGACGCATATTAAAATCTGCATCTTCCATGAATGCAAATGCCACACTTGAAGCAATGAGGAATTTGCAACCATTATTAATCAATGAAGCAGCTGAAAAGGATATACAGAATGGAATCCGTTTGTTTTCTCAGTTTCAGGTGGATTGGGCTGGACGTTCTGCATTAG TAGACTTTTTGTCCAACAATACTGCGGGAATATCCATATATGGATTTGTGCTTGATCGCTTTTTTGTACACACAAGCATTGGTGCTCTTGCAACAACGACCTGGTTTGTATTGGGACGATCATTGACTTGA
- the LOC116247256 gene encoding protein SINE1-like yields MNPTLLPSPASLLPPSLEPAGLLRPVLSGAVTPHARQRRAASADLLSASSMGRSVSPLLKQELANLEKDSNTRRSAMKALRSYVRELDSKSIPQFLAQVSESKESNSSSYEHTISLYEVLARVHGKNIVPQIRNIMSTIISTLTSSAGSFPLHQACAKVVPAIARYGIDPLCPDSEKSSIIDSLARPLSEVLMGRSECLASGAALCLKALVESDNWKFASDQTVNMVCLKLSGALEEKVTQTHSHMGLVVSLAKSSPLILEGYARSLIRSAIDICGPGETEISAQKRLNAIQLINSILKHVDPSSICSEMEQILVFLEKCRSDQLMFVRSAATDALLNARTIAVVKKLKINALSMVNESFFSQKKDRSMSPYSAESTITCNHSPRSVTPESETVTSVATSPISPAQSYCNFGRPTNRRLWMDAHSAVDVSLKDGLYSLSMTDGHTGFIGTSFEEDRKHLIDEDVTYTGAELSEQFTGFGSNSEILEAENDIPKKKYPTVPIDDIKIFTTPRKLMRSLQNQDAESNILDEESSDRSSQNSNGAELSPLNKIQEHLKLEFCEWKSSEAPNMTDWQNNVEDAAFQADKVRQSQSCHKAESVSSTDGDPVEADRALFDEMAEGKKKPRITVKKKMNPMMLVFSLCFVVLLVSIAVMFITNGTNHRDMYNNFVAT; encoded by the exons atgaaCCCCACCCTTCTTCCGTCGCCTGCTTCACTCCTCCCACCCTCTCTGGAGCCCGCAGGTTTGTTGCGGCCGGTCCTCTCTGGAGCTGTCACGCCCCACGCACGCCAG AGACGAGCCGCTTCCGCAGATCTTCTTTCAGCTTCTTCAATGGGGAGGAGCGTCAGTCCACTGCTGAAGCAGGAGCTTGCGAACCTCGAAAAGGATTCGAACACGCGCCGGTCTGCCATGAAAGCTCTGAGATCTTACGTCCGAGAGCTTGATTCCAAGTCTATCCCTCAATTCCTAGCCCAAGTCTCAGAATCGAAAGAATCAAATTCTTCATCGTACGAGCACACCATCTCTCTCTATGAAGTCCTTGCTCGTGTTCATGGAAAGAATATAGTTCCCCAGATCCGAAACATCATGTCGACTATCATCTCCACCTTGACCTCCAGTGCTGGTTCTTTCCCACTCCATCAAGCTTGCGCGAAGGTTGTACCTGCCATTGCACGTTATGGAATCGATCCTTTATGTCCTGACAGTGAAAAGTCATCGATTATTGACTCTCTTGCTCGGCCCCTGTCGGAAGTTCTAATGGGACGTTCTGAATGCTTAGCTTCTGGTGCTGCCCTTTGTTTGAAAGCTCTTGTGGAATCTGATAATTGGAAATTTGCTTCTGATCAGACAGTGAATATGGTTTGCTTGAAGTTATCTGGAGCTCTTGAAGAGAAGGTAACACAGACGCATTCTCACATGGGTCTTGTAGTGTCTCTTGCAAAGAGCAGTCCATTGATCTTAGAGGGATATGCTCGGTCACTTATAAGATCGGCTATCGACATATGTGGACCTGGGGAGACTGAAATATCTGCACAGAAGCGCTTGAACGCAATCCAACTAATAAACTCCATTTTGAAACATGTAGACCCAAGTAGCATTTGTTCCGAAATGGAGCAAATTCTCGTCTTTTTGGAGAAATGCCGCTCTGACCAGTTGATGTTTGTAAGGAGTGCTGCCACCGACGCTCTTTTGAATGCAAGAACCATTGCAGTAGTGAAGAAACTAAAAATCAATGCGCTTTCAATGGTGAATGagtctttcttttctcaaaaaaaagaTCGTAGCATGAGTCCATACAGTGCAGAGTCCACAATCACCTGTAACCACTCTCCTAGGTCTGTAACACCTGAATCTGAGACGGTGACTTCTGTTGCTACATCACCCATTTCGCCTGCTCAGTCATACTGCAACTTTGGAAGGCCTACAAATCGTAGGCTTTGGATGGACGCTCATAGTGCTGTAGATGTTTCCTTGAAAGATGGTCTTTATTCTTTAAGCATGACGGATGGGCATACAGGTTTCATTGGTACTAGCTTCGAGGAAGATCGCAAACACTTGATCGATGAGGATGTTACTTATACGGGAGCTGAACTTTCTGAACAGTTTACTGGGTTTggttcaaattctgaaattttggaGGCAGAAAATGATATCCCAAAG AAGAAGTATCCAACAGTTCCTATAGATGACATCAAGATTTTCACAACTCCCAGAAAGCTAATGCGGTCTCTTCAAAACCAGGACGCTGAGAGCAATATCTTGGATGAAGAATCTAGTGATCGAAGTAGCCAGAATTCCAACGGAGCAGAACTCAGCCCACTAAACAAAATTCAGGAACATCTCAAATTGGAATTTTGTGAATGGAAGTCTTCAGAAGCCCCCAACATGACCGATTGGCAGAACAATGTTGAAGATGCTGCATTTCAAGCCGACAAGGTCCGCCAATCACAATCCTGTCATAAGGCAGAGTCTGTATCTTCAACTGATGGGGATCCAGTGGAGGCTGATCGTGCCTTATTTGATGAAATggcagaaggaaaaaagaaaccgCGTATTACCGTCAAGAAAAAGATGAACCCCATGATGCTCGTTTTCAGTTTATGTTTTGTCGTATTGCTTGTTTCTATTGCAGTAATGTTCATCACAAATGGGACGAATCACAGGGATATGTACAACAATTTCGTTGCCACCTGA